One window from the genome of Nicotiana sylvestris chromosome 9, ASM39365v2, whole genome shotgun sequence encodes:
- the LOC138877858 gene encoding uncharacterized protein codes for MQKAVEYKLMIEYNPLPIHKIRIKIRWQRPPKGWFKINVDDSHNNFNSSLRGVFRDNNGHWIVGFTKNIEVIGSLEAELKAIKKGLKTAHKWNLFPLQIEIDYAEAIEAIVVNAPREGDPPSTLV; via the exons ATGCAAAAAGCAGTAGAGTACAAGCTGATGATAGAATACAACCCCCTCCCCATCCACAAAATTCGTATCAAAATTAGGTGGCAACGACCTCCAAAAGGATGGTTTAAGATAAACGTGGATGATAGCCATAACAACTTCAACAGTTCCCTAAGGGGAGTTTTTCGTGATAATAATGGACATTGGATTGTTGGTTTTACCAAAAACATAGAGGTAATAGGATCACTGGAAGCAGAATTAAAAGCTATTAAAAAGGGACTAAAAACTGCTCACAAATGGAACTTGTTTCCACTTCAAATCGAAATTGATTATGCAGAAGCCATTGAGGCTATA GTTGTTAATGCACCAAGGGAAGGTGACCCTCCTTCAACACTCGTTTAG